ACGCAGAGCTGGCCGCCGTGGGTGTGGCCGGCGAGGAGGAGCTGGTAGCCGTCGTTGGCGAAGAGGGTGAGGTTCCTCGGCTCGGGGGAGTGCATGACGCCTAGGCGGAGGTCGGCGTCCGCAGGCGCGGGGCCGGCTATGTCCTCGTAGCGGTCCCGGTTGATGTGGGAGTCGTGGAGGCCGCCTACGTGGACGTCGAGGTCGCCTACCTTGAGGCGGGTCGTGGTGTTGTTCATGTCGTGCCAGCCGGCGGAGGTCATGCTCTCGCCGAGCTCGGTCCACGGGAGGTTGGGGATGTGCTGGCGGCGGTCGGTCCTGGAGGTGCGCCAGAGGTAGCGTGCGGGGTTCTTCCACCTCGGGGCGTACAGGTCGTTGGAGCCGTAGACGAACAGGCCGGGGCGGGCCAGGAGGGGCTCGACGGCGCGGAGGTACGCGGGGACGGCGTCGGGGTGGGCCAGGGTGTCGCCGGTGTTGACGACCAGGTCGGGGTTGAGCGCGTCCAGGGAGCGGACCCAGTTGATCAGGCGGGTGCGGCCCGGCGTCAGGTGGAGGTCGGTGATCTGGAGGATGCGCACGGGTCGTTGCCCTGGGTCGAGCACCGGGACGTCGAAGCGGCGCAGTCGGAACCAGTTGCGCTCGATCACCGACGCGTAGCCGAGACCGGCCACGCCGAGGCCGAGGAGGGACAGGGGTACCGCGGCAGCTTTCCTCACCTGTTCATCATGCCCGAGGCAGGGCTGTCGCGCCTCCTCGCGTCCGCATCCGGGTGTCTGCGGACGACGGTCTCCCCGGCCTCGCCGGAGGCGGCAAGATGGGGGTCATGACTTCTCTGAAGGACACGTTGAAGGCGGATCTGACGACCGCCATGAAGGCGCGGGACGAGATCCGCACCCGCACGTTGCGCATGGCCCTGGCCGCGGTGAGCACCGAGGAGGTCGCTGGCAAGGAGGCCCGCGCGCTGTCGGACGACGAGATCGTCAAGGTGCTGACCAAGGAGGCCAAGAAGCGCCGCGAGGCGTCGGAGGCGTTCGCCGGTGCCGGCCGGGCCGAGCAGGCGCAGGCCGAGCTGGACGAGCAGGCCGTGCTGGAGGCGTACCTGCCGGCGCAGCTCAGCGACGAGGAGCTGAACCGCCTCGTGGAGGAGGCCATCGCCGAGAGCGGCGCCGAGGGGCCGAAGGCCATGGGCCAGGTCATGAAGATCCTCAACCCGAAGGTCGCGGGCCGCGCCGAAGGCGGCCGGGTGGCGCAGGCCGTCCGGGGGAAGCTGGCGGGCTGAGAGGGTTTCCGGCTGATCGCCGTAGGAGCGGCGCCGGATTCGCCGTACACCATCCCACCGCGTCGGCGCCGGTTTCGGTTCGCCTGGTCGGAGGCGGGGTCGGGTGGCCGGTCTGAGCGGTGCCGTGCGGGCTTCTGCCGCCGGTGGGGGTGAGGCGGGGCCGCCGGGCAGGCGGCCCCGGGGTGGTCATGTGGTGCGGTGGACCAAGGGGACGGCGGGGGTGGCGGGGGTGTCGTCGCCGCCGGGGCCGGCTTCGCCTTGGCCAGGGGGGCGGTTGTCGGGGGTGTTCCGGTTGGCGGGGTCGCGGGGGTCCGGCGGGTTGTCAGGGGAGAACGGGCCGCCGTCGGGGGTCTTGTCCTTCGGGGGCTTCGGTGCGCAGCCGGTGGAGCAGCCGCCGAAGCGGCCCATGTCCGGGGACACGAAGGATGACGGGTCGATGCCGGACAGGGCCTTCAGCATCGTCGCCTTCCAGATCTGGCCGGAGATGGTGGCGCCGAACACTTCGCCGTAGGTGGTGCCGCCGATGGTCACGCCGCGCAGGGGGTGGGTGGCCGAGCCGCGGGGGTCGCCGAGGCTGACGGCGGAGGCGAGGTCGGGGGTGTAGCCGGCGAACCACGCGGTCATGGAGCCGTCGGTGGTGCCGGTCTTGCCCGCGGCGTCCCGGCCGATGCCGCCGACGCCGGACATGGTGCCCTTGGTGAAGACGCCGGACAGGATGTGGTTGACCGCGTCCGCGACCTCCTCTTCGAGCACCTGCTTGCAGGTCGGCTTGAAGGTGGTGGCCTTGCCGTCCCGGTCGGTGATCTGGGTGATCGCCATCGGCGCGCAGTACTGGCCGCGGGCCGCCAGCGTGGCGTACGAGCTCGCGACCGTCACCGGGTCCATCTCGTTGACGCCGAGGGTGAAGGTCTCGACCTCACGCAGCTTCTGGCCGTCGGCACGCTGGATGCCCATGTCCTTGGCGGTCTTGACCACGTCGCACAGGCCGACCTTCTGCTGGAGCTTCAGGAAGAACGTGTTGACCGAACCCCAGGTGCCGGTCTGCAGGGTCTTGAAGCCGCCGCTGCTCTCGGAGGAGTTGTGCACGTCCCAGCCGGGGTCGCCGACGCCTTGGCCCTTGCAGTTCTTGAAGTCGCCGTAGCCGTTGGCCCGGAAGGTCGCGCCGGAGGCGATGCCGTCCCCGAACTTCATGCCTTCCTTGAGCGCCGTGGTGAGCGTGAAGACCTTGAACGTGGACCCGGCCTGGAAACCGGCGCCGCCGCCGTGCGCGACGTCGGCCACGAGGTTGTAGTTGGACTCGTTCTTCTTCTTGCTGCTGCCGAACTTGCGGCTGGCGGCCATGGCCTTGATGGCGCCGGTGCCGGGCTCGACGAGGGCCTGCGCCGCGACGGGCTTGTCGGAGGCGTGCACCCACTTCTTGATGGCCTGGTCGGCGGCCTTCTGCATCTTGGTGTCGAGAGTGGTCTTGATCGTCAGGCCACCGCGGTTGAGGAACTCACGCCGGGCCTTCTGCGACTTGCCGAACTGCTTGTCGTTGAGGATCTCCTGCTGCACGTACAGGCAGAAGTACGGGTAGTCGCTCTGCTCGCAGCCGCCGGGGATGGGGATGTCCTTGAAGACGAGCTTCTTGGCCTTGGCCTCCTCGGCCTGCTCCGGGGTGATCTTCTTGAGCTCGGCCATGCGGTCGAGAACGGTGTTCCGTCTCATCAGCAGCGCCGCGCGGTACTTCTTGCCGAGGTTCGGGTCGGTGGCGTTGGGGTTCTGCACGGCGCCGGCCAGCGTGGCGGCCTGTTCGAGGTTGAGCTCGGAGGCCGGCTTGTCGAAGAAGCGCTTGGAGGCGGCCTGGATGCCGTACGCGCTGGCGCCGAAGTAGGCGATGTTGAGGTACCGCTCCAGGATCTGGTCCTTGGTGTACTTCTCCTCGACGGCCAAGGCGTACCGCAGCTCGTTGAGCTTGCGCGGCACGGTCGGCGCGAGTGCCGCCTGGCGCTCCTCGTCGGTCTCGGCCTTGTTCAGCAGCACCTGCTTGACGTACTGCTGGGTGATCGACGAGCCGCCCTGCGACACGCCGCCTTGCTGGAAGTTCTTCATGGCGGCGCGGAGGGTGCCTTCAAGGTCGAGTGCGCCGTGCTGGTAAAAGCGGAAGTCCTCGATGGCGATGATCGCTTCACGCATGATCGGCGCGACCTTCGACAAGGGCACGGACTCGCGATTCTGGTAGTAGAACTTCGCGATCACCTTGTTCTTGGCGTCGCGGATCTCGGTGACCTCAGGCAGGGGAGGTTCCTGTAGATCTTCCGGCTTCAGGTTCAAGGCGTCCGTGGCGCCTTTGACGCTGTATCCCGCGCCGCCGACGGCGGGCAACGCGATGGCCGCCATCAGCACACCCGCCGCGACGGCGGCACCGATGAGGCGCACGAGGTTGAAGATGACCGACACCGGGCCTTTGCCGTGAGCTTGCACGTGACCAGGGTATGCCGAACTGCTGACGTAATAGGTACCCAAAGTCCAATTCTGCGTGACTCGCAGGTGCCCCGGGAGGGGGAGGACTAGTCATTCCCGGCCACATGGCCTGACATGACCATGTGGGAAATTGACCCGCCCGGGGTCTGTCGTGGCGATCGTCTCGTTGCGTACGTTCTCCTCTGCGGCAACTGAATAAGGAGGCTCGACGCCCGCGCCCGTCGGCCGCCAAGTGACGACTGACCACCTATAGGGGAGTGGGGTCGAAATGTGGATCACGGATTGGACCTCCCGTGCCGCCTGTCGAGGTGCGGATCCTGACGCGTTGTTCGTGCAGGGTGCCGCACAGAACAGGGCGAAGCTCATCTGCCGAGGATGCCCGGTCCGTACGGAGTGTCTTGCGGACGCTCTGGACAATCGCATCGAGTTCGGAGTCTGGGGCGGCATGACCGAGCGTGAGCGGCGAGCGCTGCTCAGGCGTCGGCCGGATGTCACATCGTGGCGAGACCTGTTGGAGCTCGCCAAGGAAGAGTACGAGCGGACCAACGAGTTGATCGCCGGCTGAGTCCGGCGGGCCGAGGCGGGTCGCCTCCGGCCCGTGACCCGAGTGTGTGACGCCAGTCGTCACCTGTCTATGACGATCATCGCGGATCGTCACGCCGTGAGGAGTTCGCCGATCCTGCGCAGCCCGTCCAGGTCGTGCACATCCTCCGGCATCGCGAGCACCTGGGTGATCGGCACAGTGGGGTGTGCCGACGCGAAATGTTCCTGTTCCCGGTGCTCGCGCGCGGCGAGTTGCATACGGCCGGCGTGCAGCCGCAGCACGGCGGCCGTGAGCTCGTGTCCGCCGCGTGCCTCCAGGTCCTCGGCGGCCGCGGCGCTTCGCGCGGCCGAGAGGGCAGGGGCCGGGGACGCGTGGACCCGGTTGATCACCAGCCCGGCCAGGGGCATGCCTTCCTCGGCCAGGCGTTCCACGAAGTACGAGGCCTCTCGCATGGCGTCCCGCTCCGGCGCGGCCACCACCACGAAGGCCGTGCCGGGAGCCTGGAGCAGCTTGTACGTCTGCTCGGCCCGCTGGCGGAACCCGCCGAAGACCGCGTCGAGCGCGCCGACGAACGTCTGGATGTCCTTGAGGAACTGTGCGCCGAGGATCTTGGTCATCGCACCGGCGACCAGTCCGAATCCGGCGTTGAGCAGTTTGAACGCGCTGCGTCCCCCGGCTTTGGCCGGCGCCATCAAGATCCTGATGAGGCGGCCGTCGAGGAACCTGCCGAGGCGGTCCGGCGCGTCGAGGAAGTCCAGCGCCGAGCGGGACGGCGGCGTGTCGACGATGATCAGATCCCAGTCGCCGGTCCGCCGGAGCTGGCCGAGCTTCTCCATCGCCATGTACTCCTGCGTGCCGGAGAAGCTCGACGACAGCGACTGGTAGAACGGGTTCTCCAGGATCTGCCGGGCCCGCATCGGGTCGGCGTGCGCCTCGATGATCTCGTCGAAGGTCCGCTTCATGTCGAGCATCATGGCGTGCAGCTCGCCGCGGCCGTCGACGCCGATGACCGGCCTCGGGGTGTTGTCGAGCTCGGTCAGCCCCATCGACTGCGCGAGCCGCCGCGCGGGGTCCACGGTGAGCACCACGACCCGGCGTCCCCGCTCGGCGGCGCGCAGGCCGAGCGCGGCGGCCGTGGTGGTCTTGCCGACGCCGCCGGAGCCGCAGCACACGACGATGCGGATGCTCGGGTCGTCGAGCACCGCGTCCATGTCGAGGGCCGGCGAGACGCGCCGCGGCAGGTCGGAATGGCCCGAGTGGCGTGGTGTCATGCCGCTCCCTGGTCACGGATGGCTTCTGCGAGTTCGTACAGCCCGGCGAGGTCGGCGCCGTCGGCGAGCAACGGCAGTTCGTAGCGGGGGACCCCCGCCTCGGCGAGCGACTCGCGTTCGCGCCGTTCCAGCAGGGTGCGCCGCGCGTGCTCCTCGATCTCCTCGGCGAGTGCCGCGGCGATCGCGGCGG
The window above is part of the Sphaerisporangium rubeum genome. Proteins encoded here:
- a CDS encoding metallophosphoesterase, producing MRKAAAVPLSLLGLGVAGLGYASVIERNWFRLRRFDVPVLDPGQRPVRILQITDLHLTPGRTRLINWVRSLDALNPDLVVNTGDTLAHPDAVPAYLRAVEPLLARPGLFVYGSNDLYAPRWKNPARYLWRTSRTDRRQHIPNLPWTELGESMTSAGWHDMNNTTTRLKVGDLDVHVGGLHDSHINRDRYEDIAGPAPADADLRLGVMHSPEPRNLTLFANDGYQLLLAGHTHGGQLCVPFYGALVTNCGIDRKRVKGLSRHDTAWLHVSAGLGTSPTAPARFSCPPEATLLTLLPRRPQPYPTPTKVR
- a CDS encoding GatB/YqeY domain-containing protein; translation: MTSLKDTLKADLTTAMKARDEIRTRTLRMALAAVSTEEVAGKEARALSDDEIVKVLTKEAKKRREASEAFAGAGRAEQAQAELDEQAVLEAYLPAQLSDEELNRLVEEAIAESGAEGPKAMGQVMKILNPKVAGRAEGGRVAQAVRGKLAG
- a CDS encoding transglycosylase domain-containing protein, whose translation is MQAHGKGPVSVIFNLVRLIGAAVAAGVLMAAIALPAVGGAGYSVKGATDALNLKPEDLQEPPLPEVTEIRDAKNKVIAKFYYQNRESVPLSKVAPIMREAIIAIEDFRFYQHGALDLEGTLRAAMKNFQQGGVSQGGSSITQQYVKQVLLNKAETDEERQAALAPTVPRKLNELRYALAVEEKYTKDQILERYLNIAYFGASAYGIQAASKRFFDKPASELNLEQAATLAGAVQNPNATDPNLGKKYRAALLMRRNTVLDRMAELKKITPEQAEEAKAKKLVFKDIPIPGGCEQSDYPYFCLYVQQEILNDKQFGKSQKARREFLNRGGLTIKTTLDTKMQKAADQAIKKWVHASDKPVAAQALVEPGTGAIKAMAASRKFGSSKKKNESNYNLVADVAHGGGAGFQAGSTFKVFTLTTALKEGMKFGDGIASGATFRANGYGDFKNCKGQGVGDPGWDVHNSSESSGGFKTLQTGTWGSVNTFFLKLQQKVGLCDVVKTAKDMGIQRADGQKLREVETFTLGVNEMDPVTVASSYATLAARGQYCAPMAITQITDRDGKATTFKPTCKQVLEEEVADAVNHILSGVFTKGTMSGVGGIGRDAAGKTGTTDGSMTAWFAGYTPDLASAVSLGDPRGSATHPLRGVTIGGTTYGEVFGATISGQIWKATMLKALSGIDPSSFVSPDMGRFGGCSTGCAPKPPKDKTPDGGPFSPDNPPDPRDPANRNTPDNRPPGQGEAGPGGDDTPATPAVPLVHRTT
- a CDS encoding WhiB family transcriptional regulator yields the protein MWITDWTSRAACRGADPDALFVQGAAQNRAKLICRGCPVRTECLADALDNRIEFGVWGGMTERERRALLRRRPDVTSWRDLLELAKEEYERTNELIAG
- a CDS encoding ArsA family ATPase; its protein translation is MTPRHSGHSDLPRRVSPALDMDAVLDDPSIRIVVCCGSGGVGKTTTAAALGLRAAERGRRVVVLTVDPARRLAQSMGLTELDNTPRPVIGVDGRGELHAMMLDMKRTFDEIIEAHADPMRARQILENPFYQSLSSSFSGTQEYMAMEKLGQLRRTGDWDLIIVDTPPSRSALDFLDAPDRLGRFLDGRLIRILMAPAKAGGRSAFKLLNAGFGLVAGAMTKILGAQFLKDIQTFVGALDAVFGGFRQRAEQTYKLLQAPGTAFVVVAAPERDAMREASYFVERLAEEGMPLAGLVINRVHASPAPALSAARSAAAAEDLEARGGHELTAAVLRLHAGRMQLAAREHREQEHFASAHPTVPITQVLAMPEDVHDLDGLRRIGELLTA